The following coding sequences lie in one Acidimicrobiales bacterium genomic window:
- a CDS encoding sulfatase-like hydrolase/transferase, with protein sequence MGERGPQRSTVPMRWRAAHVLALSSIAFAQPVLDLLGGSPTFFVAHTAGPAEVLLVAVLTLAVVPAVLIALELLVALFSARWAWRLHLGLMAGLGGLIVAQFVDRIPGFASVLVLVVGTAAGVGLARWYRRSEPIRSVCSLLALTPLLFAAVFVFASPAHGLVFPPEVQAADVRVPGTPPPIFVVVFDELPLATVLGTDGETVDAERFPNLARLAGDGVLFNNVTTVAGYTHEAVPAILSGEGVRSANVPPTAGGHPRNLFSLLADDYRTVAHEQVTGLCTPALCDAGSSDAGSDSTRLLLEDLAVVAGRVTLPAGLDDWLPAVDGSWSNFGQPSGGDDLDQEADRFGDDRAEFVDALGELDRVGQWEAAVAGIERPTEPTLTFIHTVLPHVPWAFHADGSPYADLGYPQRSPDGVWRTSFSSDFGLQRHLLQAAYTDRLLGALLERLDATGQYDDALIVFTADHGVSLAEDTNRRLPNEDTLPGVMPVPVVVKPPAGAAPAFGGGSRRGTTDDRVGETTDLLPTIAALLDVTVPWPVDGQSLFGPERQSTERSVFARGDRVETDARELDVQPIVDRIHETFLTPSGDFEFYGLGLGRPLVGRRAAGVALDAEPGACWHHDVGATAAGVGEVDGWLEPDDGSERRIPFAVVVDGRVAGTSRTNDSGDHVNRVVALADPARWPDDPDEVELWRVVDAPDTAAGVGLVRFPRCD encoded by the coding sequence GTGGGGGAGCGGGGACCGCAGCGGAGCACGGTGCCGATGCGCTGGCGTGCCGCGCACGTGCTCGCGCTCTCGTCCATCGCGTTCGCCCAACCCGTGCTCGACCTGCTGGGTGGCAGCCCGACCTTCTTCGTGGCCCACACCGCAGGGCCCGCCGAGGTCCTCCTCGTGGCCGTCCTCACCCTCGCGGTGGTCCCCGCGGTGCTCATCGCTCTGGAGCTGCTGGTCGCCCTGTTCAGCGCACGGTGGGCGTGGCGGCTGCACCTCGGCCTCATGGCGGGCCTCGGTGGCCTGATCGTCGCCCAGTTCGTCGACCGCATCCCCGGTTTCGCCTCGGTCCTGGTCCTGGTGGTGGGCACCGCGGCCGGTGTCGGCCTGGCCCGCTGGTACCGACGGAGCGAGCCGATCCGGTCGGTCTGCTCGCTGCTCGCCCTCACGCCACTGCTGTTCGCCGCGGTGTTCGTGTTCGCCTCCCCGGCCCACGGGCTGGTCTTCCCGCCGGAGGTGCAGGCCGCCGACGTGCGGGTGCCCGGCACCCCGCCGCCGATCTTCGTCGTCGTCTTCGACGAGCTCCCGCTCGCCACCGTCCTCGGCACCGACGGGGAGACGGTGGACGCCGAGCGGTTCCCCAACCTGGCCCGCCTCGCCGGCGACGGGGTCCTCTTCAACAACGTGACGACCGTGGCGGGCTACACCCACGAGGCGGTGCCCGCCATCCTCTCCGGGGAGGGGGTGCGCTCGGCCAACGTGCCCCCCACCGCCGGGGGCCACCCCCGCAACCTGTTCAGCCTCCTGGCCGACGACTACCGGACCGTGGCCCACGAGCAGGTGACCGGCCTGTGCACGCCGGCGTTGTGCGACGCGGGGTCGTCCGATGCCGGCAGCGACTCGACCCGGCTCCTCCTCGAGGACCTCGCAGTGGTCGCAGGCCGCGTGACCCTGCCCGCAGGGCTCGACGACTGGCTGCCGGCGGTGGACGGCTCGTGGTCGAACTTCGGCCAGCCCTCGGGCGGGGACGACCTCGACCAGGAGGCGGACCGCTTCGGCGACGACCGGGCCGAGTTCGTCGACGCCCTGGGGGAGCTGGACCGTGTCGGGCAGTGGGAGGCCGCGGTCGCCGGCATCGAGCGCCCGACCGAGCCCACGCTCACGTTCATCCATACCGTGCTGCCCCACGTGCCCTGGGCGTTCCACGCCGACGGGTCGCCCTACGCCGACCTCGGCTACCCCCAGCGCAGCCCTGACGGCGTCTGGCGCACGTCGTTCTCCTCGGACTTCGGGTTGCAGCGCCACCTGCTCCAGGCCGCCTACACCGACCGTCTCCTGGGCGCCCTGCTCGAGCGCCTCGACGCCACCGGTCAGTACGACGACGCGCTCATCGTGTTCACCGCGGACCACGGCGTCTCGCTCGCCGAGGACACCAACCGCCGACTGCCGAACGAGGACACCCTCCCGGGGGTGATGCCCGTGCCGGTGGTCGTGAAGCCACCTGCGGGTGCGGCGCCGGCGTTCGGTGGTGGGTCCCGTCGGGGGACGACCGACGACCGAGTCGGCGAGACCACGGACCTGCTGCCCACCATCGCCGCGCTGCTCGATGTCACCGTGCCGTGGCCGGTCGACGGCCAGAGCCTCTTCGGTCCCGAGCGACAGAGCACCGAGCGCTCGGTCTTCGCCCGGGGCGACCGAGTCGAGACGGACGCTCGTGAGCTCGACGTGCAACCCATCGTCGACCGCATCCACGAGACGTTCCTCACGCCGAGCGGCGACTTCGAGTTCTACGGCCTCGGTCTCGGGCGACCGCTCGTCGGTCGGCGGGCCGCCGGTGTGGCCCTCGACGCCGAGCCGGGCGCCTGCTGGCACCACGACGTCGGTGCCACCGCCGCCGGCGTCGGGGAGGTCGACGGGTGGCTCGAGCCCGACGACGGGAGCGAGCGGCGCATCCCCTTCGCCGTCGTCGTGGACGGGCGCGTGGCGGGCACGTCGCGGACGAACGACAGCGGTGACCATGTGAACCGCGTGGTCGCCCTGGCCGACCCGGCACGGTGGCCGGACGACCCCGACGAGGTGGAGCTGTGGCGCGTGGTCGACGCCCCGGACACCGCCGCAGGCGTCGGGCTGGTGCGATTTCCCCGCTGCGACTGA